One part of the Streptomyces nigra genome encodes these proteins:
- a CDS encoding GAF and ANTAR domain-containing protein has protein sequence MRRGDEHRGEPDPEPRSAADAIAACMTGAGPGEVPERLCRAAVDLLPVVGASVSLHCDGMPVQLGASGPRAAYVTEIQATLGDGPCQLAARSRSPVLAGDLTTGGDVARWPVFAQQATAAGVSAVYSLPLGDAQVCVGTLDLYGDTPGTLTRGELRTARLVAGMMTTALMALPHEEATGEQDEDVWLGGLAADHDPLYQAAGVIMAQLAVGTDEALARLRAHAFAQGRTALDVSHDVVAHRLRFDDDE, from the coding sequence GTGCGGCGCGGAGACGAGCACCGCGGGGAACCGGACCCGGAACCCCGAAGTGCCGCGGACGCCATCGCCGCGTGCATGACCGGCGCCGGTCCCGGCGAGGTGCCCGAGCGGCTGTGCCGGGCCGCCGTCGACCTGCTGCCCGTGGTCGGCGCCAGCGTGTCGCTGCACTGCGACGGGATGCCCGTCCAGCTCGGCGCGAGCGGCCCCCGGGCCGCGTATGTCACCGAGATCCAGGCCACCTTGGGCGACGGCCCCTGCCAGTTGGCCGCGCGCAGCCGCTCGCCCGTGCTCGCCGGCGATCTGACCACCGGAGGGGACGTGGCGCGCTGGCCGGTCTTCGCCCAGCAGGCCACGGCGGCCGGCGTCAGCGCCGTCTACTCGCTGCCGCTCGGCGACGCCCAGGTCTGCGTCGGCACCCTCGACCTCTACGGCGACACCCCCGGCACGCTGACCCGGGGAGAGCTGCGCACGGCCCGGCTGGTCGCCGGGATGATGACGACCGCGCTGATGGCGCTGCCGCACGAGGAGGCGACGGGCGAGCAGGACGAGGACGTGTGGCTGGGCGGGCTCGCCGCCGACCACGACCCGCTCTACCAGGCCGCCGGCGTGATCATGGCCCAGCTCGCCGTCGGCACGGACGAGGCGCTGGCCCGGCTGCGGGCGCACGCCTTCGCACAGGGCCGTACCGCGCTGGACGTCTCCCACGACGTGGTGGCCCACCGGCTGCGTTTCGACGACGACGAGTGA
- a CDS encoding ribosomal protein L7/L12 → METLAMIFAVAAAVLLLLSLQSRMSRAERRAARIEQKLDLVLGHLGLREQDPRLEEVAALLRDDKKIQAIKVYREVTGAGLAEAKRAVERMA, encoded by the coding sequence ATGGAGACGCTGGCGATGATCTTCGCGGTGGCCGCCGCTGTCCTGCTCCTGCTGAGCCTGCAGAGCCGGATGTCCCGGGCGGAGCGCCGCGCGGCCCGGATCGAGCAGAAGCTCGACCTGGTCCTCGGGCATCTGGGACTGCGCGAGCAGGACCCGCGCCTCGAAGAGGTCGCGGCGCTGCTGCGGGACGACAAGAAGATCCAGGCGATCAAGGTCTACCGGGAGGTCACCGGCGCGGGCCTGGCGGAGGCCAAGCGCGCCGTGGAGCGTATGGCGTAG